A stretch of Armatimonadota bacterium DNA encodes these proteins:
- a CDS encoding mandelate racemase/muconate lactonizing enzyme family protein, producing the protein MLSDIKVKDLEVHYTPCTARTPLKFGAVVVEQLDFCKVKATVENQRGNVAEGWGGIFIMDFWGWPDPALSHCDKEAAMKDVVQGFCDLMLAQTEPDHPIALFENVERDLRALNIDVCARRNLTPPQPFLSALVCASAVDAAVHDAFGIVNGIDVYEGYGAGFMSDDLSRWLGPSFRGKYPGDYVRDRYLPKVPVFHLCGGLDKLSRDELDDSDPADGYPNCLADWIAREGMYCLKVKLRGNDLDWDIDRMLRVYEIGREELGKLGMTTMHLTADTNEQCQSPDYIIEMLHAIRAKSPDCYDRILYIEQPTGRDLKALGHDMRPLSALKPVIVDESLTDLESFDLALEQGWSGIALKSCKCQSSDALFWSKASELGIPFSVQDLTNPSLSLMHSVGLGARLRTIMGVEANSRQFFPDSTQPAEKAVHGGIFSLVGGEADTSSLQGPGLGYQMERMVAQGWTP; encoded by the coding sequence ATGCTGTCGGACATCAAGGTGAAGGATCTTGAGGTACATTACACCCCCTGCACCGCAAGGACACCCCTGAAGTTCGGCGCAGTAGTCGTGGAGCAGCTCGACTTCTGCAAGGTCAAGGCCACGGTAGAGAACCAGCGGGGGAATGTAGCGGAAGGTTGGGGGGGCATCTTCATCATGGACTTCTGGGGTTGGCCCGACCCGGCCCTGTCGCACTGCGACAAGGAAGCCGCGATGAAAGACGTGGTGCAGGGCTTTTGTGACTTGATGTTGGCGCAGACTGAGCCGGATCACCCCATCGCGCTATTCGAGAATGTGGAGAGAGATCTTCGGGCACTGAACATCGACGTGTGCGCGCGGCGCAATCTCACGCCGCCGCAACCATTCCTGAGCGCGCTGGTCTGCGCTTCGGCCGTGGATGCGGCAGTGCACGATGCCTTCGGTATCGTCAACGGGATCGACGTATATGAGGGCTACGGCGCGGGGTTCATGTCTGACGACCTGTCACGCTGGCTGGGGCCATCGTTCCGCGGCAAGTACCCGGGTGACTACGTGCGCGACCGCTACCTGCCGAAGGTCCCCGTGTTCCATCTCTGCGGAGGCCTGGACAAACTCAGCCGCGACGAGTTGGACGATTCAGACCCGGCAGATGGCTATCCCAACTGCCTTGCAGATTGGATCGCCCGCGAGGGCATGTACTGCCTCAAGGTGAAGTTGCGCGGCAACGACCTGGACTGGGACATCGACCGCATGCTGCGCGTGTACGAGATCGGCCGTGAAGAACTGGGCAAGCTGGGCATGACCACCATGCACCTGACGGCAGACACTAATGAGCAGTGTCAGAGCCCGGATTACATCATCGAGATGCTCCACGCGATACGGGCGAAGTCCCCGGACTGCTACGACCGCATCCTGTATATCGAACAGCCAACCGGTCGCGACCTGAAGGCGCTGGGGCACGATATGCGGCCGCTATCGGCACTGAAGCCGGTCATCGTGGACGAGAGCCTCACCGATCTGGAGAGCTTTGATCTTGCCCTGGAGCAGGGCTGGTCAGGGATCGCGCTGAAGAGTTGCAAATGCCAGAGTTCGGACGCGCTTTTCTGGTCCAAGGCCTCCGAGCTGGGCATCCCCTTCAGCGTACAGGATCTGACCAACCCGTCGCTGTCGCTCATGCACTCAGTGGGACTGGGTGCACGGTTGCGCACGATCATGGGCGTGGAGGCCAACAGTCGGCAGTTCTTCCCAGATTCTACTCAACCGGCCGAGAAAGCGGTCCATGGAGGGATCTTCAGTCTCGTGGGGGGTGAGGCGGACACGTCCAGCCTCCAGGGGCCGGGCCTGGGATACCAGATGGAGCGCATGGTGGCGCAGGGCTGGACGCCGTGA
- a CDS encoding response regulator: MADAAANGKTRFAGALVVDDEGGLQMLVKAILEHGAYLVDVAKDGLEACERVQATRYDAIICDIFMPNMDGLTFYRKLRDIDCEQAARVIFVTGADLEDDIVRAVRECGRPVLRKPFEIDEFSRTVDSVACGEL; this comes from the coding sequence GTGGCCGATGCCGCAGCCAACGGGAAGACCCGTTTCGCCGGAGCGCTTGTCGTTGATGACGAGGGTGGCCTGCAAATGCTTGTCAAGGCGATCCTCGAACATGGTGCCTATCTTGTGGACGTCGCGAAAGACGGACTGGAAGCCTGTGAGCGGGTCCAGGCAACCAGGTACGATGCCATCATCTGCGATATTTTCATGCCGAACATGGACGGGCTGACGTTCTATCGAAAGCTGCGGGACATTGACTGCGAACAGGCGGCGCGAGTGATCTTCGTCACCGGAGCGGACCTGGAAGACGACATTGTTCGAGCCGTCAGAGAATGCGGGCGCCCCGTACTGCGCAAGCCCTTCGAGATTGATGAGTTCTCCCGAACCGTAGACAGTGTGGCCTGTGGAGAGCTCTAG
- a CDS encoding M48 family metalloprotease, which produces MNRLLQTMTIVAILGYLWAIAPQAYAAGKPPWSAKYEREVGEKAAKEILQDYAPVDDKETVAKLQQMVDILAANTERPDVKYTVYYVREKKPGPEPEVNAFSLPGGIVFVLEGLVKSVQSDHELAGVLAHEIVHNVHYDGLFQAQRAKKIFQGELAAVLASILIGGADSELWPAVMQAGLYYRAGVLGGYSVEMEKLADQGAVEALINSPWDPVGLLTFMERLAAEERRRGAPDMGVFKTHPLSGDRVKYLISQLERHGIMINRRKTANWEKPEIKDGAVSEKPAKLLTWRTEQVFAFEASQSERADQALAKLTEALADGAPAAAFNATKVGDGFIVKARGEPVFEITQGDAAFTGKSIEVLAKESLKAIRQAMARESFDRLY; this is translated from the coding sequence ATGAACCGTCTTTTGCAGACGATGACGATAGTCGCCATTTTGGGGTACCTGTGGGCAATTGCTCCACAGGCGTATGCTGCCGGGAAGCCCCCGTGGAGCGCCAAGTACGAACGCGAGGTAGGGGAGAAAGCAGCGAAGGAGATTCTGCAAGACTACGCCCCCGTTGACGACAAGGAGACTGTCGCAAAGCTCCAGCAGATGGTGGACATCTTGGCCGCGAACACCGAGCGACCGGACGTCAAGTACACGGTCTACTATGTAAGAGAGAAGAAGCCCGGACCGGAGCCCGAGGTCAACGCCTTCAGTCTCCCGGGCGGGATCGTGTTCGTGCTGGAAGGCCTCGTGAAGTCGGTGCAGTCGGACCATGAACTTGCCGGGGTTCTCGCTCACGAGATCGTTCACAATGTCCACTATGACGGTCTCTTCCAGGCGCAGCGCGCCAAGAAAATCTTCCAGGGCGAACTTGCCGCAGTTCTCGCGAGCATTCTCATCGGGGGGGCGGACAGCGAGCTTTGGCCGGCGGTCATGCAGGCGGGTCTCTACTACCGTGCCGGCGTGCTGGGAGGCTACTCCGTCGAGATGGAGAAACTCGCGGATCAGGGCGCGGTGGAGGCGCTGATCAACAGCCCGTGGGACCCTGTGGGCCTTCTCACCTTTATGGAGCGTCTCGCAGCAGAGGAACGCCGCCGAGGCGCGCCGGACATGGGCGTCTTCAAGACCCACCCGTTGAGCGGGGACCGCGTGAAGTACCTGATCAGCCAGCTTGAGCGCCACGGGATCATGATCAACCGCCGCAAGACGGCGAACTGGGAGAAGCCCGAGATCAAGGACGGGGCGGTAAGCGAAAAGCCCGCGAAACTCCTCACCTGGCGCACCGAACAGGTCTTTGCATTCGAGGCATCGCAATCCGAGCGCGCGGACCAGGCCCTCGCGAAGCTCACGGAGGCGCTGGCCGACGGTGCTCCCGCCGCTGCGTTCAATGCTACTAAAGTCGGTGACGGGTTCATCGTGAAAGCACGCGGTGAACCGGTGTTCGAGATCACGCAGGGCGACGCGGCGTTCACCGGCAAGTCGATTGAGGTACTTGCGAAGGAGTCTCTGAAGGCCATCCGCCAGGCCATGGCCCGAGAGAGCTTTGATCGGCTGTACTGA
- a CDS encoding TIGR00375 family protein: MFFHCDLHVHIGRSGSGRPVKITAARDLTFANIAIECAQRKGIEVVGIVDCASPPVLEDIRALLDSGEMTAIAGGGLRFRDQVTIIPGAEFETREPGGGMSHHVSYFPDLLRLEAFSATMGAHVTNLELSSQTCKLPAKDLLRMCRDCDGVLVPAHCFTPHKSVYGAASTRAEEIFGEDWGDVPAIELGLSADSYLADRIGELSDRTFLSNSDAHSLPKIGREYNIIEMQEATFQEFVMALRREGGRQVIANFGLDPRLGKYHRSCCEDCKWIARGEPPVRRCEQCGSMNVTCGVLDRIVEIADYPEPRPPEHRGHYQYQVPLQFVPGIGAVALNQLINRFGSEMAVLHRASEQELAAVVGARKAELIARARGGTLHLEAGGGGKYGKAVAHNPGALKLPGM; encoded by the coding sequence ATGTTTTTTCACTGCGATCTCCACGTTCACATCGGCCGCAGCGGCTCGGGAAGACCCGTGAAGATCACGGCTGCTCGGGATCTGACCTTCGCAAACATCGCCATCGAATGCGCTCAACGTAAAGGCATCGAGGTTGTCGGTATCGTGGACTGCGCTTCGCCGCCGGTCCTGGAGGATATTCGGGCTCTCCTGGACTCCGGGGAGATGACGGCCATCGCCGGCGGTGGCCTGCGCTTCCGAGACCAGGTGACGATCATCCCAGGCGCTGAGTTTGAGACACGCGAGCCCGGTGGCGGCATGTCTCACCACGTGAGCTACTTCCCTGATCTGCTGCGCCTGGAAGCGTTTTCGGCGACAATGGGCGCCCATGTGACCAATCTGGAGCTGTCCAGCCAGACGTGCAAGCTGCCGGCAAAGGACCTGCTGCGGATGTGCCGCGACTGCGACGGTGTCCTCGTGCCCGCCCACTGTTTCACACCCCACAAGAGCGTGTATGGCGCGGCGTCAACCCGAGCAGAGGAGATATTCGGGGAGGACTGGGGTGACGTTCCCGCTATCGAGCTAGGCCTCAGTGCTGACAGCTATCTCGCCGACAGAATCGGGGAGCTTTCGGACCGCACGTTTCTCAGCAACTCTGACGCACACTCGCTACCCAAGATCGGGCGCGAGTACAATATCATTGAGATGCAGGAAGCGACTTTCCAGGAGTTTGTGATGGCCCTGCGGCGCGAGGGCGGGCGTCAGGTGATCGCCAACTTCGGCCTGGATCCCAGGCTGGGCAAGTACCACAGGTCGTGCTGCGAAGACTGCAAGTGGATCGCGCGCGGCGAGCCACCCGTGCGGCGGTGTGAGCAGTGCGGCAGTATGAATGTGACTTGCGGGGTGCTGGACCGGATCGTGGAGATTGCGGATTACCCGGAGCCCAGGCCGCCTGAACACCGGGGCCACTACCAATACCAGGTGCCGCTGCAGTTTGTGCCCGGCATCGGCGCGGTGGCTCTGAACCAACTGATCAACCGTTTCGGGAGCGAGATGGCGGTGCTGCACCGCGCGAGTGAACAGGAACTGGCAGCTGTAGTCGGCGCGCGCAAGGCCGAGCTGATTGCCCGGGCGCGCGGGGGAACGCTTCACCTTGAAGCGGGGGGAGGGGGCAAGTACGGCAAAGCCGTGGCTCACAATCCGGGAGCGCTGAAGCTGCCGGGCATGTGA
- a CDS encoding DUF2993 domain-containing protein, whose translation MGKLRTGYAAVVIALCITAFVAGVAWAAISTEMAEKVLRAKIDEKWITKNLKITVKPYSSSARTQKGQFAYLAMSADWAEEKEDKVKLVDFSMSARDVQIDVNELVKRKKLRVVNSGSTSAHVKLMEADVNRLLALKKSSIQNLKADFGDGEVTFTGKYKVNIKLTGTVEIKNNYELHFKPTQASIGILGVPIGIVNKFLGSLNPVLDMRKMPLQPKLKTIKITPTYIEVIG comes from the coding sequence ATGGGTAAGCTGCGTACGGGGTACGCCGCGGTCGTGATAGCGCTGTGCATTACGGCTTTCGTGGCCGGCGTTGCCTGGGCTGCGATCTCCACAGAAATGGCCGAGAAGGTGCTGAGGGCCAAGATCGATGAGAAGTGGATCACCAAGAACCTGAAGATCACGGTCAAACCCTACAGTAGCTCTGCACGCACACAGAAGGGGCAGTTCGCTTATCTGGCGATGAGCGCGGACTGGGCCGAGGAAAAGGAAGATAAGGTCAAGCTTGTGGACTTCTCAATGTCCGCGCGGGATGTCCAGATTGACGTGAACGAACTGGTCAAGCGCAAGAAGCTGCGGGTCGTCAACTCCGGCAGCACATCGGCCCACGTGAAGCTCATGGAGGCAGACGTAAACCGGCTGCTTGCCCTGAAGAAGTCATCCATCCAAAACCTCAAGGCGGATTTCGGCGACGGGGAAGTGACCTTCACCGGCAAGTACAAGGTGAACATCAAGCTCACCGGCACGGTGGAGATCAAGAACAACTATGAGCTGCACTTCAAACCGACACAAGCCAGCATCGGCATTCTCGGGGTGCCCATTGGCATCGTCAACAAGTTCCTGGGCAGCTTGAACCCGGTGCTGGACATGCGCAAGATGCCGCTGCAGCCGAAACTGAAGACCATCAAGATCACACCGACCTATATCGAGGTCATCGGCTGA
- a CDS encoding transglutaminase domain-containing protein: MAAENFPQQTTGAAPALGSARERAAYLLPLLLAAFVAAHAAAGAISITTNEPAYELVLHLLLTLAMICSYLGVRIGRSFAALGAVVMLVAFATYGLRFDQAMPFMPLIYPMEVLGDDEVSLAALCAWFLVGFCFMQNQRENLVFVFVPGLAVFGLMATRNLNPELLVSFMVFMSASVYCWGYDHFLRAAETAGRRLDWRHWARAHVSGAALVFVLAALGGLLVGNALYYATPRMYTGFGLQQRIWNYAGAHVQGYFLFRDGFEIGAGPIRLSQEPVLKVKADELHLWRGRVYDFYDGEGWERSDRSQLRVVKTEDDTFLLRTLVKPRGPAGVSEPIVDQATGQSGPAPEPGGPIPMAPMPGPPPMAGGPHQAPGAPGPSPGVGPFGPGSGGPPMMPPTPAAPPIPPPTWTLAPLKGREFKQVFEVVGSSTVGLFGASFPERLKFGPPMGPVSPARRGGVATDSTGSIQTTSVMNVGQTYTVWSRIPDFTPDQLRAARRERYPREFRQRYIEQNSAEVATELSPLVKSITRGLTNDFDKARAIQDYLEKRCLYTLDVPFTPVGRDRVVYFVKSSRRGACDLFSSAMALMCRLAGIPARVATGFNRGEWSAQDQAIIVRGSDAHAWVEVYFGELGWVPFDLVAERTLETSSWASLLEMGQWRLAARRFLRVLLGGLVVAACIYLAATALVDPRTYLASAMGRWRRRRNPLALLAFEYEGLLRGIARRGHIRHWRPLTPLELIASVTQGTKWRSSPDLMAELERLTQNFYRLRYSSRRTSGQLLELRKDIRRLARALKRAHLSR; encoded by the coding sequence GTGGCGGCTGAGAACTTCCCGCAGCAGACGACCGGTGCGGCACCGGCTCTTGGCTCCGCGCGTGAGCGGGCAGCGTACCTGCTGCCCCTCCTGCTCGCGGCTTTCGTCGCGGCTCACGCAGCGGCAGGAGCCATCAGCATCACCACCAATGAGCCTGCCTACGAGCTGGTGCTTCATCTCCTGCTGACCCTCGCCATGATCTGCAGCTACCTGGGGGTGCGCATCGGCCGAAGCTTCGCCGCACTCGGCGCGGTCGTCATGCTCGTGGCCTTCGCCACCTATGGCCTGCGCTTCGATCAGGCGATGCCGTTCATGCCCCTCATCTACCCGATGGAGGTGCTCGGCGACGACGAGGTGAGCCTTGCCGCGCTCTGCGCGTGGTTCCTGGTGGGCTTCTGCTTCATGCAAAACCAGCGCGAGAATCTGGTTTTCGTGTTTGTTCCGGGTCTCGCCGTTTTCGGCCTCATGGCCACCCGGAATCTCAACCCCGAGCTTCTTGTGTCCTTCATGGTGTTCATGTCAGCGTCGGTCTACTGCTGGGGCTACGACCATTTTCTGCGCGCAGCGGAGACGGCCGGACGGCGACTAGACTGGCGCCACTGGGCGCGGGCCCACGTGTCCGGCGCCGCGCTGGTGTTCGTCCTCGCGGCGCTGGGCGGCCTGCTCGTGGGCAATGCACTCTACTACGCTACCCCCCGCATGTACACCGGGTTCGGCCTCCAGCAACGGATCTGGAACTACGCCGGCGCGCACGTGCAGGGATACTTCCTGTTCCGGGACGGGTTCGAGATCGGCGCCGGGCCAATCCGCCTGTCGCAGGAGCCGGTGCTGAAGGTCAAGGCTGATGAATTGCATCTGTGGCGGGGCCGCGTCTACGATTTCTACGACGGAGAAGGTTGGGAACGCAGCGACCGATCTCAGCTGAGGGTCGTCAAGACTGAAGATGACACATTCCTTCTACGTACGCTGGTGAAGCCGCGGGGCCCGGCGGGGGTTTCTGAACCCATCGTCGACCAAGCCACCGGACAGAGCGGGCCCGCACCCGAACCCGGCGGCCCGATACCAATGGCGCCGATGCCCGGGCCGCCGCCCATGGCCGGCGGTCCACATCAGGCTCCGGGCGCACCCGGACCGAGCCCCGGCGTCGGACCTTTCGGCCCCGGTTCAGGCGGCCCACCCATGATGCCGCCAACCCCGGCCGCGCCTCCGATTCCCCCGCCTACGTGGACCCTGGCGCCTCTGAAAGGCCGGGAGTTCAAGCAGGTGTTCGAGGTCGTCGGTTCATCCACCGTCGGCCTCTTCGGTGCATCCTTCCCTGAAAGACTCAAGTTCGGCCCACCGATGGGTCCTGTCTCGCCGGCACGCCGCGGCGGCGTAGCCACAGACTCCACCGGATCGATCCAGACCACGTCGGTCATGAACGTGGGGCAGACCTACACCGTCTGGTCGCGCATCCCCGACTTCACCCCGGACCAGCTGCGCGCCGCAAGAAGGGAACGCTACCCCAGGGAGTTCCGACAGCGCTACATTGAGCAGAACAGTGCCGAGGTCGCTACCGAGCTCAGCCCGCTGGTGAAGTCCATCACCCGCGGCCTCACCAATGACTTCGACAAAGCCCGAGCGATCCAGGATTATCTCGAGAAACGCTGCCTGTATACACTCGATGTGCCCTTCACGCCCGTGGGCAGGGACCGGGTGGTGTATTTCGTCAAGTCCAGCCGCCGAGGAGCCTGTGACCTGTTCTCCAGCGCTATGGCTCTCATGTGTCGGCTTGCCGGGATCCCGGCTCGCGTGGCTACCGGGTTCAACCGCGGCGAGTGGAGTGCACAGGATCAGGCCATCATCGTGCGTGGCAGCGATGCTCACGCCTGGGTGGAGGTGTACTTCGGAGAGCTCGGGTGGGTTCCTTTCGACCTTGTAGCTGAACGCACGCTGGAGACCTCTAGCTGGGCCTCGCTGCTGGAGATGGGACAGTGGCGGCTCGCGGCTCGACGGTTCCTGCGGGTGCTCCTCGGCGGCCTGGTGGTCGCGGCCTGTATCTATCTGGCGGCGACGGCCTTGGTGGACCCGCGCACCTATCTCGCCTCCGCAATGGGGCGTTGGCGACGACGTCGAAATCCTTTGGCGCTGCTGGCTTTCGAATATGAGGGGCTCCTGCGGGGGATCGCTCGCAGGGGACACATCCGTCACTGGCGGCCGCTCACGCCGCTGGAATTGATCGCTTCGGTGACCCAGGGTACGAAATGGCGTTCGAGCCCGGACCTGATGGCCGAACTCGAACGCCTCACCCAGAACTTCTACAGACTGCGCTATTCCAGCCGCCGAACAAGCGGGCAACTCCTGGAGCTAAGGAAGGACATCAGGCGACTGGCTCGTGCGCTGAAGCGCGCTCATCTCAGCCGATGA
- a CDS encoding DUF58 domain-containing protein, producing MLIGKRQALLWGPLFLFIVAFVLHVNQMFIMFAALGLLGPVSYALGRRKLAEIRVERYGRSVMTAGERGSVHLTVRNEGRLRQFFVVVRDQLPDGLESPEGGQVLVADLPAESDRRMSYSLFARRRGVFKVGPPVLEASDYLGLYRFTRRGERAAEVLVYPRAIPIPNLWPRALSGRTPHKASRRVIGPSLEFFSLRDYLPGDDLRHINWKSSAKRDKLTVVQTEQIEANECVIAVDLSAASHAGTGDIATVEYAATLAASLANEALGRGSNVGLIAQGKVDHSVIVSGNPRQQVLLLESLARIVPDGEHSFADVVSTHEDQLPPGSVVAVISPSVGPEAIACAARLRALGHPVSWFAIAAHTFPGSKADPAEYERTLAGLAAHGFRVYRITGDLPLETSLWRRAGRGG from the coding sequence TTGCTCATCGGCAAACGCCAGGCGCTCCTGTGGGGCCCGCTTTTCCTGTTCATCGTGGCCTTTGTGCTGCACGTGAACCAGATGTTCATCATGTTCGCGGCACTGGGGCTGCTTGGTCCTGTTTCTTATGCCCTCGGACGGCGAAAGCTGGCGGAGATCCGCGTGGAGCGCTACGGGCGTTCGGTAATGACCGCCGGTGAACGCGGCAGTGTGCACCTGACGGTCCGCAATGAGGGGCGGCTTCGCCAGTTTTTCGTGGTCGTGCGAGACCAACTTCCCGACGGGCTCGAGAGTCCCGAAGGCGGACAGGTGTTGGTGGCTGACCTGCCGGCGGAGTCCGACCGGCGAATGTCCTATAGCCTGTTCGCACGGCGACGCGGGGTTTTCAAGGTCGGGCCGCCAGTGCTCGAAGCTTCAGACTACCTGGGTCTATACCGCTTCACGCGAAGGGGAGAGCGTGCCGCTGAGGTCCTCGTCTACCCCCGTGCGATACCCATCCCAAATCTCTGGCCGCGCGCCCTGTCGGGACGCACCCCCCACAAGGCCTCCCGCCGGGTCATCGGCCCCAGCCTTGAGTTCTTCAGCCTGCGTGACTACCTCCCCGGTGACGACCTGCGACATATCAACTGGAAATCCTCGGCCAAGCGCGACAAGCTGACTGTGGTGCAGACGGAGCAGATCGAGGCCAATGAATGTGTGATCGCGGTGGACCTGTCCGCCGCGAGTCACGCAGGGACCGGGGACATCGCCACCGTGGAGTATGCCGCGACCCTTGCGGCCTCCCTTGCGAACGAGGCGCTGGGCAGAGGCTCAAACGTGGGTCTCATCGCTCAGGGCAAGGTAGACCACAGCGTTATCGTATCAGGCAATCCCCGGCAGCAGGTGCTGTTGCTCGAGTCCCTGGCGAGGATCGTCCCCGACGGGGAGCACTCTTTCGCCGACGTGGTCTCCACACATGAGGACCAGCTGCCGCCGGGATCTGTCGTGGCGGTGATCTCTCCCTCGGTCGGCCCCGAGGCGATCGCCTGCGCGGCGAGACTGCGGGCGCTGGGGCACCCCGTTTCGTGGTTCGCTATTGCGGCCCACACCTTCCCGGGAAGCAAGGCTGACCCGGCCGAGTATGAAAGAACGCTGGCCGGTCTGGCAGCCCACGGCTTCCGGGTCTACCGGATCACGGGCGACCTGCCCCTGGAAACCAGCCTCTGGAGGAGGGCCGGTCGTGGCGGCTGA
- a CDS encoding MoxR family ATPase gives MSDHELNLLTQRLIENVETVIVGKRSAVELSVATLLSGGHMLIEDIPGVGKTMLARALAGSIGGQFKRIQFTPDLLPADITGVSIYNQDERAFEFVHGPIFANVVLADEINRATPKSQSALLEAMEEFQVTADGQTRHLPRPFFVIATENPIEYEGTFSLPEAQLDRFMSRVSIGYPSHDEEVDVLSRQMLVHPIERLSPVLSTQDVAAVQEAVREIEVDDSLKHYAVKIVGETRTHPDVELGASPRGSIALVRLSQALAAISGRSYIIPDDVKRVAVPALAHRVVVKPDRRIQGVTSERIVLEILDSVTVPISEGVR, from the coding sequence ATGAGCGATCACGAACTCAATCTGCTGACGCAACGCCTCATCGAGAATGTAGAGACGGTGATCGTCGGCAAGCGTAGCGCCGTTGAGCTATCCGTGGCCACGCTGCTGTCCGGCGGCCATATGCTCATCGAGGATATCCCCGGCGTGGGCAAGACCATGCTTGCCCGGGCTCTGGCGGGGTCTATCGGTGGCCAGTTCAAACGCATCCAGTTCACTCCGGACCTGCTCCCCGCGGACATCACCGGCGTCTCGATCTACAATCAGGACGAGCGCGCCTTCGAATTCGTGCACGGCCCGATTTTCGCCAACGTTGTTCTCGCCGACGAGATCAACCGCGCTACGCCCAAGTCACAGTCGGCGCTGCTCGAGGCGATGGAGGAGTTCCAGGTCACCGCGGACGGCCAGACGCGCCACCTGCCCCGGCCGTTCTTTGTCATCGCCACCGAGAATCCCATTGAATACGAGGGCACTTTCTCCCTGCCCGAAGCCCAGCTTGACCGCTTCATGTCTCGGGTCAGCATAGGCTACCCGAGTCATGACGAAGAGGTGGACGTGCTCTCGCGCCAGATGCTGGTGCACCCGATCGAGCGTCTCAGCCCCGTACTCTCCACGCAGGACGTTGCCGCCGTTCAGGAAGCGGTCCGCGAAATCGAGGTGGACGATTCTCTCAAACATTACGCGGTCAAGATTGTTGGCGAGACCCGCACCCATCCTGATGTCGAGCTTGGCGCCAGCCCCCGCGGTTCGATCGCGCTGGTCCGCCTGTCCCAGGCGCTCGCGGCAATCTCCGGGCGCAGCTACATCATCCCGGACGATGTGAAGCGCGTTGCTGTGCCGGCGTTGGCACATCGCGTGGTAGTCAAGCCTGACCGTCGCATCCAGGGCGTGACTTCCGAGCGCATCGTGCTGGAGATCCTCGATTCCGTAACCGTGCCTATCAGCGAGGGCGTGAGGTAG
- the msrB gene encoding peptide-methionine (R)-S-oxide reductase MsrB: protein MREPERLTRSDAEWREILTPLQYHITREKGTEEAFTGQYHANRADGLYSCVACGNALFLSAAKFDTDTGWPSFYTPLSETRIDEQPDTSLGLERTEVLCARCGAHLGHVFQDGPPPTGLRYCMNSAALIFAPAE from the coding sequence GTGCGGGAGCCTGAGCGGCTCACCCGTTCCGATGCCGAATGGCGCGAGATCCTCACGCCGCTGCAGTACCACATCACACGCGAGAAGGGCACCGAGGAGGCCTTCACTGGCCAGTACCATGCAAACAGAGCCGACGGCCTTTACAGTTGCGTGGCTTGCGGGAACGCCCTGTTTCTCTCGGCCGCAAAATTCGACACCGACACCGGGTGGCCCAGCTTCTACACGCCTTTGTCCGAGACACGGATTGATGAGCAGCCTGACACAAGTCTCGGCCTGGAGCGCACGGAAGTGCTCTGCGCGCGATGTGGGGCCCATCTGGGACATGTGTTCCAGGACGGACCTCCACCGACGGGCCTGCGGTACTGCATGAATTCCGCCGCCCTCATTTTCGCGCCCGCGGAATGA
- a CDS encoding ferredoxin: MNTEKARDRREFIGDLCRLVIAAPLVVGAGSIAGADQLATAKTKVIAAKCTGCGKCVRVATKTFAMDARTRKAYVKNPSGDPVPVIRKAAGICRANAIVAP; the protein is encoded by the coding sequence ATGAACACCGAGAAAGCGCGAGACAGAAGAGAGTTCATCGGGGACCTGTGCCGGCTCGTCATCGCCGCTCCCCTCGTGGTTGGGGCAGGGAGTATCGCCGGCGCCGACCAGTTGGCCACGGCAAAGACCAAAGTCATCGCGGCCAAGTGTACTGGCTGCGGCAAGTGCGTTCGGGTCGCGACCAAGACCTTCGCAATGGATGCTCGCACCCGCAAGGCGTATGTGAAGAACCCCTCCGGGGACCCGGTTCCGGTGATCCGCAAGGCAGCCGGCATCTGTAGAGCGAATGCGATCGTGGCACCGTAG